The stretch of DNA CTTCGAGGTGTCCACCCCCGCGCTCGACGCGCTGGTCGAGCGGCTGGTGGCCACCCCCGGCGTGCTCGGGGCCCGCCTCACCGGCGCCGGCTTCGGCGGGTGCGCGGTCGCGCTGGTCGAGGAGGAGGCCGCCGGGGGGGTCGGAGGGTGGCGGGTCCGGCCGGTCGCCGGAGCCTCGGTCACCCTGCGTGACGTTTCGCCGTCCTAGGTGGCGGGGTACGGCGCGGACCGTCACCACCGGCCGCAACGGGAGACGGACCAGATGGGCATCGGTGTCAGCATCTTCCTCATCGCCGTCGGGGCGATCCTGACCTTCGCCGTCGAGGCCGACGTGTCGGGCCTGGACATCGACGTCGTCGGCGTGATCCTGATGGTCGTCGGCGTCATCGGCCTGCTGCTCAGCCTGTTCGTCATCGACAGCTGGCGGCGCCGCGGCGTCGGCTACGGGACGGTGCGCGAGGAGCGCGTCGTCCGCGACGACCCGCTCCTGTAGCCGGCCAGGCGTTCGCCCAGCCGGGCGAGGGCGGCGGGCGTCCGCACGCCCCACCAGAACAGGTCCTGCCCGTCGACCAGCTCCACCGGCGCGACCGCCGACAGCTCGGCGACGTGGCGCTCCCCGAACGGGTACGGCTCCGACGGCGCCAGCACGACGTCGGGCGCCAGGGCGGCGACCTCGTCGAGGGTGGCCGACGGGTACCGCTCCGGGCGGCCGGCGAGCACGTTGGCGATCCCGAGGTGGGCGAGGACCGAGGACCCGTAGGTGTCCTCGCCGCACGCCATCCACGGTCGCCGCCAGATCGGCACGAACGCCGTCGCCACGGCGGGCGGCGGGGCCGGCGGCGGCCCGGGCACCTCGGGCGCCTCCAGCCCGAGCCGGCGGGCCAGGCCGGCCAGCGCCGTCGTCACGTCGGCCACCGACCGCACGGTGAGCACCTCGAGGTCGAGCCCGGCGGCGGCCAGCGCGTCGGCGTCCTCCTTCCGGTTCTCCTCCTCGTTCAGTACCACGAGGTCGGGCGCCAGGGCGACCACGGCGGCCACGTCCGGGTCCTTCGTCCCGCCCACGTGGGGCAGGGCCGGCTGCTCGCAGAAGCGGGTGACGGCGACCGGGGTGACGCCCCAGGCGAGGAGCGTCTCGGTGACCGAGGGGACGAGGGAGACGACCCTCGCCGTCACATCCGGCGCAGCAGGTCCGCCTTCTTCTCGGCGAACTCCGCCTCGGTGATCACGCCCCGGCGCCGCAGCTCGTCGAGCTGGCCCAGCTGCTCGGGGATCGAGGCGGCGCCGCCCCCGCCCGCCGCGCCCCCCTGCCCGCGGCCGATGCGGTCGAACTTGCGGTTCTCGTTGGCCTCGATCTGGCGGTAGATCTCGTTCTGCACGAGCCCGGGGCGGCGGATGTCGGTGAACGTCTGGCGCCCGCCCTCGCTCGCCGACTCGATGGCGAGGTCGCCGGCGCCGAGCATTCGCTCGAGGATGCTCTGGTTGGAGAACACCGTGTTGACCTTGTCGAGGGGGATCTCGATGCCCCGCTTGGCGACGATGCCGTGCCGGTAGATCAGCCGGTCGGTGGTGAGGACGAAGTGGGTCGTCGACCAGTCGGCGTAGCGGACGAGGAACCAGAGGACGGCGACCCCGGTGAGGATCCAGGCGCCGGTCGTCGCCCACCCCGGCCAGTCCAGGGCGACGGTGACGATCACGAGCACCAGCCCGGCGGCCACGGCGAGCACGGGCCCGGCGAGGAACCACCAGTGCGGGTGCAGCTCGAGGACGACCTCCTCCTCGTCGTTCAGGAGGCTGCGGGGGAACGGCACGCCGCGAATGTAGACGGCTAGGCCCAGCCCAGCTCCGAGAGGCGGGCGTCGCCGATGCCGAAGTGGTGGGCGACCTCGTGGACGACGGTGATGCGCACCTGCTCGACCACCTCCTCCTCGGTGTCGCAGATCTCGCAGATCGGGAGCCGGTAGATCGTGATGCGATCGGGCGGCACCATCGTGTAGCCGGCGTCGCGGGCGGTGAGCGGCACGCCCTCGTACCGGCCGAGCAGGCCGCGCTGGCGGGGCCGGTCGTCGACCAGCACGGCCACGTTGTCCATCAGCCGGCCGAGGCCCTCGGGGATCCCGTCGAGGGCGTCGGCGACCAGCTCCTCGAAGCGGTCGGGGGGCACGGGCTCCACGGGCGGGGACGGTAGCGCCGACCATCCCCCACCCCGCCGGCCCCCGTCGGTACCGTCGACCGGCCATGGAGGCCGAGCGCGTGCCGGCCCGGCTCCTCGACGGGCTCGACGAGGCCCAGCGGCGGGCCGTCCTGTCCGACGCCGGCCCGCTGTGCATCGTCGCCCCGGCGGGGTCGGGGAAGACGCGGGTGCTGACCCGCCGCATCGCCGCGCGCGTCGCCACCGGCGCCGCCGGCCCCGGCCACGTGCTGGCCCTCACGTTCACCCGCAGGGCGGCCGGCGAGCTGGCCGGGCGCCTCGCCGCCCTCGGCGTGCGGGACCGCGTGGCGGCCGGCACGTTCCACGCCGTCGCCCACCGCCAGCTGGCCCGCCACACCGACGACCAGGGCCGGGCCCGCTGGGGGCTGCTCTCCTCCCCCGTCCGCCTGCTGGCCGAGCTGCTCGGCGGCGCCGACCGGGTGGGCGAGGCGGCCTCCGCGGCCACCGAGATCGCCTGGGCCCAGGCCCGGTCGGTGCCGCCCGAGGCGTACGAGGCGGCGGCCGCCGCCGCCGGGCGCTGGTGCCGGCTCGACCCGGCCGAGCTCGCCGCCCTCTACGCCCGCTACCGGGAGGAGAAGCGCCGCCGCCGGGTGGTCGACCACGACGACGTCCTCGCCGCCTGCGCCTCGCTCCTGGAGGAGGGCGGCCGGTTCGCCGACGTGCAGCGGTGGCGGTGGCGGCACCTGTTCGTCGACGAGTTCCAGGATCTGAACCCCCTCCAGCTGCGGCTGCTCGAGGCGTGGCGGGGCGGCCGGGCCGACCTGTGCGTGGTCGGCGACCCGGACCAGGCCATCTACGGCTGGAACGGCGCCGACCCGGACCACCTGCGCCGCTTCGCCGAGCGGTGGCCGGGCGGCGAGGTCGTGCGCCTGACCGCCAACCACCGCTGCACGCCCGAGACCCTGGCGGCGGCGGCCGGCGTGCTGCGGTCGTCCCCGCCCTCGGCGACGCGGGAGGGCGGGGCCGTGCCGACCGTCGCCGGGTTCGCCGACGAGCGGGCCGAGGCCGCCGCCGTGGCCGAGGCGGTGGTCGTCGCCGCCCGGCGCCACCGGCGCTGGTCGGACCAGGCCGTGCTCACGAGGACCCGGGCGCAGCACGACGGGCTGCTCGCCGCCCTGGCCGCCGCCCACGTGCCCGCCCGCGTCGTCGGGTCCACCCGGCTGGCCGACCACCCGGCCGTCCGCTCGGCGCTGGCCTCGGTCACGGCGGACGGGGGGCCGGCCCGGGCCGCGCTCGGGTGGCTGGAGGGGGCGGCGCGGGCGGCGGCGGGCACGCCGGACGCCGCCGCGCTCCAGGCCCTCGTCCACGCCGCCGGCCAGCTGGTCGCCCTGGACCCGGCGGCCACCGTCGACGACCTGCCCGGCTGGGTCCACGCCGCCGGCGAGGCCACCGAGCGGCCGGTCGCCGGCGACGCCGTCGCCGTCGGCACCTTCCACGCCGCCAAGGGCCTCGAGTGGCCGGTCGTGCACCTGGCCGGCGTGGCCGACGGGGTCGTGCCGCTCGACCGGGCCGACGAGGACGAGGAGCGGCGGGTGCTCCACGTCGCCGTCACCCGGGCGGTCGACGAGGTGCACGTCACCTGGGCCGGCCGGCCGTCGCCGTTCCTCGACGACCTCGCCGCCGGGCTGGCCGCCATGCCCCCGCCCGAGCCGCTCACCTGGCGAGACGACCTGGCCAGGCGGCGGGCGGCGCTCGCCCCAGGCGGCGACGACGTGCCGGCCCGCCTGCGGGCCTGGCGGGCGTCGGCGGCCAGGGCGGCCGGGGTGGCGCCCGCCGTCGTGCTGGCCGACCGGGCCGTCGACGAGCTGGCCCGCCGCCGGCCCGCCGACCTGGCCGCCCTCCGCGCCGTCCCCGGCGTCGGCCCCGTCCGGGCCGCCCGCCACGCCGCCGCCCTCCTCGCCATCGTCGCCCCACCCGACGCCGCCCGCCCCGCGTCCTGAGCCGCGGCCGCCCGCGGCCGTACGCCCCGCCCACCGCCTCGGCGCAGGGTCGTCCGACGGGCTCGCCCGGGCGTCGTAGCGTCCGGGGGTGCGCTTCGTCTTCGAGCAGCGGATCGCCGGCGAGCCCGACGCGGTGCAGGCGGTGTTCCTGGAGCCCGGGTTCTACGCCGACCTGGCCGGGCTGCCGAACCTCGGCGCGCCCGTGCTGCTCGGCCAGGAGCGCCGGGGCGACACCGTCCTCCAGCGGGTCCGCTACCGGTTCAGCGGCGACCTGGCCCCGGCGGCCAGGGCGGTGCTCGACCCGGCCAGGCTGACCTGGGTCGACGAGTCCGTCCACGACCTCGCCGCCCGCACCGTGCGGTTCCGCATGCTGCCCGACCACTACGGCGACCGGCTCACCTGCTCGGGCACCTACCGCTTCACGGCGGCCGGGCCGGGGGCCACCGTGCGCACCACCGAGGGCGAGCTGAAGGTGCGGGCCCTGTTCGTGGCCGGCGCCGTCGAGCGGGCCATCGTGGGCGGGCTGCGGGACCACCTCGGGGCCGAGACCGAGGTCGTCGAGCGCTGGGTCGGACGGGCCGGCTCGTAGGCTGGCGCCCATGGAGACCGACCTGCCGACGACCGACGAGGAGTGGCGCCGGCGCCTGACGCCGGAGCAGTACGAGGTGCTGCGAAGGAAGGGCACCGAGCGCCCGTGGAGCGGCAAGTTCGTCGAGAACCACGACGACGGCACCTACCGGTGCGCCGCCTGCGGCAACGTGCTGTTCCGCTCGGACGCCAAGTTCGACTCGGGCACGGGGTGGCCGAGCTTCACCGAGCCGGCCGTGGCCGACGCCGTCGAGCTCCACGAGGACCGGGCCTGGGGCATGGTCCGCACCGAGGTCACCTGCCGGCGCTGCGGCGGGCACCTGGGCCACGTGTTCGACGACGGCCCCGGCCCCACCGGCCAGCGCTGGTGCATGAACTCCCTCGCCCTCGACTTCGAGCCCGAGCAGTCCTGACCACCGCTCCCGACCCGATCGGGGGCTGACCGGGCCCGGCGGGGGGTACACCCCCGCCGTGGTCGCGTCGAGTCGCACCGACGGCCGGGTGTCGGGTGCCGCCCCCGTCCGCCGGGAGCACCGGGCCGTGCCGACCTGGCTGGAGCGGGCCGCCGCCGTGGCGTGGCGCCTGCTCGTGGTCGGGGCGGCCGGCTACTTCCTCCTCGTCCTCCTCGCCCGCATCCGGGTGGCCGTGCTGCCCGTGATCGCCGCGGTGTTCCTGTCGACGTTCCTCGTCCCCGTGGCCCGGTTCCTGCGCGGCAGGGGCCTGCCCAACCTGGCCGCCACGTGGGGCGCGTTCCTCGGGTTCCTGCTGCTGATCGCCGGGCTGATCCTGCTCATCGTGCCGTCGGTCGTGAGTGAGTTCGACGAGCTCGGCCCGACCGTCCGCCAGGGCGCGGACGACGTGCGCGAGTGGCTCGTCACCGGGCCCCTCGGCCTCGAGGAGGCCCAGATCGAGCAGTTCACCGACCAGGCGACCGAGTCGCTGCGCAACGCGCAGGGCGGGGTCGTCACCGGCGCCGTGCTCGTGTTCGAGATCATCGCCGGCGCCCTCCTCGCCCTCGTGCTGACGTTCTTCTTCGTGAAGGACGGCGAGGTCATCCAGCGGTGGGCCCTGCGCCACGTGCCCCCCGACCGCCACGCCGTCGCCAAGGCCCTCGGCCGGCGGGGGTGGTCGACGGTCGGCGGCTACCTGCGGGGGACGGCCACGCTCGGCCT from Acidimicrobiales bacterium encodes:
- a CDS encoding DUF6458 family protein; the protein is MGIGVSIFLIAVGAILTFAVEADVSGLDIDVVGVILMVVGVIGLLLSLFVIDSWRRRGVGYGTVREERVVRDDPLL
- a CDS encoding helical backbone metal receptor yields the protein MTARVVSLVPSVTETLLAWGVTPVAVTRFCEQPALPHVGGTKDPDVAAVVALAPDLVVLNEEENRKEDADALAAAGLDLEVLTVRSVADVTTALAGLARRLGLEAPEVPGPPPAPPPAVATAFVPIWRRPWMACGEDTYGSSVLAHLGIANVLAGRPERYPSATLDEVAALAPDVVLAPSEPYPFGERHVAELSAVAPVELVDGQDLFWWGVRTPAALARLGERLAGYRSGSSRTTRSSRTVP
- a CDS encoding PH domain-containing protein, producing the protein MPFPRSLLNDEEEVVLELHPHWWFLAGPVLAVAAGLVLVIVTVALDWPGWATTGAWILTGVAVLWFLVRYADWSTTHFVLTTDRLIYRHGIVAKRGIEIPLDKVNTVFSNQSILERMLGAGDLAIESASEGGRQTFTDIRRPGLVQNEIYRQIEANENRKFDRIGRGQGGAAGGGGAASIPEQLGQLDELRRRGVITEAEFAEKKADLLRRM
- a CDS encoding metallopeptidase family protein; this encodes MEPVPPDRFEELVADALDGIPEGLGRLMDNVAVLVDDRPRQRGLLGRYEGVPLTARDAGYTMVPPDRITIYRLPICEICDTEEEVVEQVRITVVHEVAHHFGIGDARLSELGWA
- a CDS encoding ATP-dependent helicase, coding for MEAERVPARLLDGLDEAQRRAVLSDAGPLCIVAPAGSGKTRVLTRRIAARVATGAAGPGHVLALTFTRRAAGELAGRLAALGVRDRVAAGTFHAVAHRQLARHTDDQGRARWGLLSSPVRLLAELLGGADRVGEAASAATEIAWAQARSVPPEAYEAAAAAAGRWCRLDPAELAALYARYREEKRRRRVVDHDDVLAACASLLEEGGRFADVQRWRWRHLFVDEFQDLNPLQLRLLEAWRGGRADLCVVGDPDQAIYGWNGADPDHLRRFAERWPGGEVVRLTANHRCTPETLAAAAGVLRSSPPSATREGGAVPTVAGFADERAEAAAVAEAVVVAARRHRRWSDQAVLTRTRAQHDGLLAALAAAHVPARVVGSTRLADHPAVRSALASVTADGGPARAALGWLEGAARAAAGTPDAAALQALVHAAGQLVALDPAATVDDLPGWVHAAGEATERPVAGDAVAVGTFHAAKGLEWPVVHLAGVADGVVPLDRADEDEERRVLHVAVTRAVDEVHVTWAGRPSPFLDDLAAGLAAMPPPEPLTWRDDLARRRAALAPGGDDVPARLRAWRASAARAAGVAPAVVLADRAVDELARRRPADLAALRAVPGVGPVRAARHAAALLAIVAPPDAARPAS
- a CDS encoding DUF2505 family protein; this encodes MRFVFEQRIAGEPDAVQAVFLEPGFYADLAGLPNLGAPVLLGQERRGDTVLQRVRYRFSGDLAPAARAVLDPARLTWVDESVHDLAARTVRFRMLPDHYGDRLTCSGTYRFTAAGPGATVRTTEGELKVRALFVAGAVERAIVGGLRDHLGAETEVVERWVGRAGS
- the msrB gene encoding peptide-methionine (R)-S-oxide reductase MsrB, producing METDLPTTDEEWRRRLTPEQYEVLRRKGTERPWSGKFVENHDDGTYRCAACGNVLFRSDAKFDSGTGWPSFTEPAVADAVELHEDRAWGMVRTEVTCRRCGGHLGHVFDDGPGPTGQRWCMNSLALDFEPEQS
- a CDS encoding AI-2E family transporter — encoded protein: MVASSRTDGRVSGAAPVRREHRAVPTWLERAAAVAWRLLVVGAAGYFLLVLLARIRVAVLPVIAAVFLSTFLVPVARFLRGRGLPNLAATWGAFLGFLLLIAGLILLIVPSVVSEFDELGPTVRQGADDVREWLVTGPLGLEEAQIEQFTDQATESLRNAQGGVVTGAVLVFEIIAGALLALVLTFFFVKDGEVIQRWALRHVPPDRHAVAKALGRRGWSTVGGYLRGTATLGLIEGTIMGITLLVVGARLALPVALLTFLAAFFPLVGAITAGVIGTLVALVSAGFTEALIVGGVALVVQQFDNDLLAPMVLGKAVRLHPLVILVSLTAGGAIAGIVGAFLAVPVAAVAVALVAEWRQWHDQAEWLPPAADAADALPQSS